One part of the Francisella adeliensis genome encodes these proteins:
- the fvfA gene encoding Francisella virulence factor A codes for MKKLKQNLLYISILAVIFIVCFWIFMPELDKDPKGVFLPNIGYTESTPIPNNAVKNEKLKATDNISDNIGKIVVIVHQTTTSASQQQLCLNNLEKAVSLASEKGVAEIRYTCSDIDDKSNVRLIAYAFRGNK; via the coding sequence ATGAAAAAACTTAAACAAAATTTGTTATATATTTCTATTTTAGCTGTAATATTTATTGTATGTTTTTGGATTTTTATGCCAGAACTAGATAAAGATCCAAAGGGTGTTTTTCTACCAAATATAGGTTATACAGAATCGACACCTATACCAAATAATGCCGTTAAAAATGAAAAACTAAAAGCTACAGATAATATAAGTGATAATATTGGTAAAATAGTAGTCATAGTACACCAAACAACAACTAGTGCTTCACAGCAACAGTTATGTTTAAATAACCTAGAAAAAGCTGTTTCATTAGCTAGTGAAAAAGGTGTTGCTGAAATTAGATACACATGCTCAGATATTGATGATAAGAGTAATGTTAGATTAATAGCTTATGCTTTTAGAGGTAATAAATAA
- the fvfA gene encoding Francisella virulence factor A produces MSRFVQNIMYIAIFLLIFGGSVFYFTHSSTYNVKGVYLPKYSVTPPATSPNEVRVYNLHYKSESDDSIGTIRTSIHVESKKEFNKLCEANIAKAVDIAAKNGVHEVKFVCIYPEGELNQLSSVSLLAYAFRD; encoded by the coding sequence ATGAGTAGATTTGTTCAAAATATAATGTATATTGCTATTTTTTTACTAATATTTGGTGGAAGTGTTTTTTATTTTACTCATAGTAGTACATATAATGTAAAAGGTGTGTATCTACCAAAATATAGTGTAACACCTCCCGCAACTAGTCCTAATGAAGTTAGGGTATATAATTTACATTATAAAAGTGAAAGTGATGATTCTATCGGAACAATAAGAACATCTATTCATGTAGAAAGTAAAAAAGAATTTAATAAGTTGTGTGAAGCAAATATAGCCAAGGCTGTAGATATTGCTGCTAAAAATGGAGTTCATGAAGTAAAGTTTGTATGTATATACCCAGAAGGTGAGCTTAACCAACTAAGCAGTGTTTCGTTGTTAGCATATGCTTTTAGAGATTAG
- the hemL gene encoding glutamate-1-semialdehyde 2,1-aminomutase gives MSTNTNSEKLFINAKQYTPGGVNSPVRAFKSVGQDFPRFIKSAKGAYLYDVDWNKYIDYIGSWGPMILGHGDEDVVDAIKNQLDEGLSYGAPCTLEIDLAKKITELMPNIEQVRFVNSGTEATMSAIRVARAFTKRNKIIKFEGCYHGHADEFLVAAGSGALTLGQPNSPGVPADVVKDTLIANFNDIESIEKLFAEYGDDIACIIIEPIAGNMNFIQPKEGYLEQLREICDKYKSLLVFDEVMTGFRVALGGAQDVYNVKPDMTTLGKVIGGGMPVGAFGGRKEIMQMVAPAGPVYQAGTLSGNPIAMVSGLKTLKKISQFGFYNELSNKAKKLVDGLNEAAESTDFAFHAKSLGGMFGLYFCKASVAVDTFVDLQKTDLKLFNKFFSYMLENGVYLAPSAYEAGFISIAHSDEDINKTIELAKDFFKDNK, from the coding sequence ATGTCGACTAACACTAATTCAGAAAAACTATTTATAAATGCAAAACAATATACTCCAGGCGGTGTGAACTCGCCAGTTAGAGCATTTAAAAGTGTAGGGCAAGATTTCCCAAGATTTATTAAATCAGCAAAAGGTGCATATCTTTATGATGTTGATTGGAATAAATATATCGACTATATAGGTTCATGGGGGCCAATGATACTTGGTCATGGTGATGAAGATGTGGTAGATGCTATTAAAAATCAACTTGATGAAGGCTTAAGCTACGGTGCACCATGTACATTAGAGATTGATTTAGCTAAGAAAATTACTGAGCTTATGCCAAATATTGAGCAAGTAAGATTTGTAAACTCAGGTACAGAAGCAACAATGAGTGCTATCCGTGTAGCCAGAGCATTTACCAAAAGAAATAAAATTATTAAGTTTGAAGGGTGCTACCATGGTCATGCAGATGAATTTTTAGTTGCAGCTGGGTCTGGAGCATTGACTTTAGGTCAGCCTAACTCGCCAGGTGTTCCTGCTGATGTAGTTAAAGATACACTTATTGCAAATTTTAATGATATAGAATCTATTGAGAAATTATTTGCAGAATATGGTGATGATATTGCTTGTATCATTATTGAGCCAATAGCTGGAAATATGAATTTTATTCAACCTAAAGAAGGCTACTTAGAGCAATTACGAGAAATTTGTGATAAATACAAAAGCTTACTAGTTTTTGATGAGGTTATGACTGGTTTTAGAGTTGCATTAGGTGGTGCTCAGGATGTTTATAATGTTAAACCTGATATGACTACTTTGGGTAAAGTGATTGGTGGTGGTATGCCAGTAGGAGCATTCGGCGGTCGTAAAGAGATAATGCAAATGGTTGCTCCAGCTGGTCCTGTATATCAAGCAGGAACTCTATCTGGAAATCCTATTGCGATGGTGTCAGGACTAAAAACTTTGAAAAAAATCTCACAATTTGGCTTTTATAATGAACTTTCAAACAAAGCTAAAAAGTTAGTAGATGGTTTAAATGAAGCTGCAGAATCTACAGATTTTGCTTTCCATGCTAAAAGTTTAGGAGGAATGTTTGGTTTATACTTCTGTAAAGCTAGCGTAGCTGTAGATACTTTTGTAGATTTACAAAAAACTGATTTGAAATTATTTAATAAATTCTTTAGTTATATGCTAGAAAATGGTGTTTATTTAGCACCATCGGCTTATGAAGCTGGTTTTATATCTATCGCTCACAGTGATGAAGATATTAATAAAACTATAGAGCTTGCTAAAGATTTTTTTAAAGATAATAAATAA
- the gshB gene encoding glutathione synthase has protein sequence MKVGFIVDDLNTFNITKDSTYMMMCAAEDKGWEIYVFYLNELCILNGDPKGNPFNIRIKKDKTPWYDVTASKNNISLTSLDCIFMRKDPPFDMEYVYVTYMLDLAKKAGVLVVNNPQALRDFNEKVAISYYPKHAPNTLITRSYAEINKFYAKYKDIIVKPLDGMGGSSIFRIKDGDKNKAVILETLTKHQTSYIMVQDYQEAISQGDKRVLIVNGEPIKHVVARIPSDSDNRGNLAAGATSEVRAITDAEYKMAKKIAKKLKKQGVMLAGIDVIGDKLTEINITSPTCMREIYKATKINIASLLMQAAEEKIQKMKQEQLDVD, from the coding sequence ATGAAAGTTGGTTTTATTGTTGATGATTTAAATACATTTAATATCACAAAAGATAGTACGTACATGATGATGTGTGCAGCAGAGGATAAAGGCTGGGAAATCTATGTTTTTTATTTAAATGAGCTATGTATCTTAAATGGCGACCCTAAGGGCAACCCATTTAATATAAGAATCAAAAAAGATAAAACCCCTTGGTATGATGTAACTGCTAGTAAGAACAATATCTCATTAACAAGTTTAGATTGTATCTTTATGCGTAAAGACCCACCATTTGATATGGAATATGTATATGTGACTTATATGTTGGATTTAGCAAAAAAAGCAGGTGTACTGGTAGTAAATAATCCTCAGGCTCTTAGAGATTTTAATGAAAAGGTTGCTATATCATACTATCCAAAACATGCTCCAAACACACTTATTACGCGTAGCTATGCTGAAATCAATAAGTTTTATGCTAAATATAAAGATATTATTGTAAAGCCACTTGATGGCATGGGTGGTAGCTCCATTTTTAGAATAAAAGATGGTGATAAAAATAAAGCCGTAATTCTAGAGACTCTTACAAAACATCAAACTAGCTATATAATGGTACAAGACTATCAAGAGGCTATATCTCAAGGAGATAAGAGGGTTCTTATAGTAAATGGTGAGCCTATAAAGCATGTGGTTGCACGTATTCCAAGTGATAGTGATAATCGTGGTAATTTAGCTGCAGGAGCTACTTCAGAAGTGCGAGCTATTACAGATGCAGAATACAAGATGGCAAAAAAAATAGCTAAAAAACTAAAAAAACAGGGTGTAATGCTAGCAGGTATTGATGTAATTGGCGATAAGCTAACTGAGATAAACATCACAAGTCCAACTTGTATGCGTGAGATATATAAAGCTACAAAAATCAATATTGCAAGTTTGCTAATGCAAGCGGCTGAAGAAAAAATACAAAAAATGAAACAGGAGCAGTTAGATGTCGACTAA
- the fmt gene encoding methionyl-tRNA formyltransferase: protein MKKLNVIFAGTPDISAQVLKDLYTSEHNIQAVLTQPDRAKGRGKKVQYSPVKEIALENDTLVLQPQSFKKEPESLEVLKELKPDVIVVIAYGIIVPQEFLDIPKYGCLNIHVSLLPKWRGAAPIQRAIEAGDTTTGITIIQMDKGLDTGDILNTFEVDISSCDTSEMLHDKFAKLAISPLLETLQNIDSIEAKPQKGIPSYAHKITKEEGLIDFEKSAWQISCHIRAFTPWPSAFFKLDNDTIKVGQFEILESVNNQAGEVVNITKEGFDIATEDNAVRFKQLQFPNKKMLNIADILNGNDLSKYIGYKIG from the coding sequence ATGAAAAAACTAAATGTAATCTTTGCAGGCACCCCTGATATATCTGCACAAGTATTAAAAGATTTATACACAAGTGAGCATAATATTCAAGCAGTACTTACTCAACCAGATAGAGCAAAAGGGCGTGGAAAAAAGGTTCAGTACTCTCCAGTAAAGGAGATAGCTTTAGAAAATGATACTTTAGTACTACAACCACAATCTTTTAAAAAAGAGCCTGAAAGCTTAGAAGTTTTAAAGGAATTAAAGCCTGATGTTATTGTTGTTATTGCTTATGGAATAATTGTACCTCAAGAATTCTTAGATATACCAAAATATGGTTGTTTGAATATACATGTGTCACTACTACCAAAATGGCGTGGTGCAGCACCAATCCAACGAGCTATAGAGGCTGGCGATACTACTACTGGTATTACAATAATACAGATGGATAAAGGCTTAGATACAGGTGATATACTAAATACGTTTGAAGTAGATATTAGCTCTTGTGATACCTCTGAAATGCTTCATGATAAGTTTGCTAAGCTTGCAATAAGCCCCTTACTAGAAACTTTACAAAACATTGACTCAATTGAAGCTAAACCTCAAAAAGGTATACCAAGTTATGCTCATAAGATAACGAAAGAAGAAGGCTTAATTGATTTTGAAAAATCTGCTTGGCAAATTAGTTGTCATATAAGAGCTTTTACACCATGGCCATCAGCATTCTTTAAGCTAGATAACGATACTATAAAAGTAGGGCAATTTGAGATACTTGAAAGTGTAAATAATCAAGCTGGTGAAGTCGTAAATATCACAAAAGAAGGGTTTGATATTGCTACAGAAGATAATGCAGTTCGCTTTAAGCAATTACAATTTCCAAATAAGAAAATGCTCAATATAGCAGATATTCTAAACGGTAATGATTTAAGCAAGTACATAGGATATAAAATAGGATAG
- a CDS encoding ArnT family glycosyltransferase — translation MNKTLKDILIIIGVMIVAFCMYGVPSFYSPDETRYSEVAREMIVNHNFIVPHINGVIFFHKPPIIYWLTCAFMSVFGENTWGARLVNPVLLTICLVFAYYVISKILKSRALGLYSIAVASSSVMLLFIGRYLNMDLAIAVFLNMTILSYWMSLKYDDNYLKSTFWLLLAFIFSGLAVMTKGLIGIVFPMAIVGLYSLLMGQYKRLFDIRLYIGLIIVAVISLPWIYAVEEYHPHFAYYYIVVQQILRFSVDEQNRDVAKYIYLFAAVAAIFPWTFFLPQVFKNFFSKEAFKDRKNNQDKWFLFVWFIFIFIFFGLSKSFLFGYLAPMILPLAILIAFELEKLSVKQTFSKWDKASFILPIFIFSLLPIVTIVVLCIPTFWSNIFKFIIYLVPVALVSIVIVYKSIYALKAQNIKQLVGCFCVMLFVIANFGYASGEYFDFKDTKPIISDISKIRVKYPSLKLYTSDRFYQVAFYTKEIPTMINDEGELDDVKNFKNSEANEYLTNYPKFIKQWNRATKLELLVVINKPDFDSPKSLKDYKHDIDKDKFYIIDSTKYASLVANKNIKV, via the coding sequence ATGAATAAAACACTAAAAGATATTTTGATAATCATAGGAGTTATGATTGTCGCCTTCTGTATGTATGGAGTGCCAAGTTTCTACTCACCAGATGAAACTAGATACTCTGAAGTAGCAAGAGAGATGATTGTAAATCATAATTTTATTGTACCTCATATAAATGGTGTTATATTTTTCCATAAACCACCTATAATTTATTGGTTAACTTGTGCTTTTATGAGTGTCTTTGGTGAAAACACTTGGGGAGCTAGGTTAGTAAATCCTGTACTCTTAACTATATGTTTAGTTTTTGCCTATTATGTAATTAGTAAAATTTTAAAATCAAGGGCTCTTGGTTTATATTCAATAGCTGTAGCATCTTCAAGTGTAATGTTACTTTTTATTGGTAGATACTTAAATATGGATTTAGCTATAGCAGTGTTTTTGAATATGACTATTTTAAGCTACTGGATGAGTTTGAAATATGATGATAATTACCTTAAAAGTACATTTTGGTTATTGTTGGCTTTTATATTTTCAGGGTTAGCTGTAATGACAAAGGGGCTTATCGGTATAGTTTTTCCTATGGCTATTGTCGGGTTATATAGTTTATTAATGGGTCAGTATAAAAGATTATTTGATATTAGATTATACATAGGCTTAATAATTGTAGCTGTAATATCTTTACCATGGATTTATGCTGTAGAAGAATATCACCCACATTTTGCATACTATTATATTGTCGTTCAGCAGATATTAAGATTTTCAGTTGATGAACAAAATAGAGATGTAGCAAAATATATATACCTTTTTGCTGCAGTTGCTGCTATTTTTCCATGGACATTTTTCTTACCACAAGTTTTTAAAAACTTTTTTTCAAAAGAAGCATTTAAAGATAGAAAAAACAATCAAGATAAATGGTTTTTATTTGTTTGGTTTATTTTTATATTTATTTTCTTTGGGTTATCTAAATCTTTTTTATTTGGATATTTAGCACCAATGATACTTCCTTTAGCTATTTTAATTGCATTTGAATTAGAAAAGCTTTCAGTTAAGCAGACTTTCTCTAAATGGGATAAAGCATCATTTATATTACCAATTTTTATATTTAGTTTGTTACCTATAGTTACAATAGTTGTGTTATGCATTCCTACTTTTTGGAGTAATATTTTTAAATTTATAATATATCTAGTTCCTGTTGCTTTAGTATCTATAGTTATAGTTTATAAATCAATATATGCCCTAAAAGCTCAGAATATTAAGCAGCTAGTTGGCTGTTTTTGTGTAATGTTATTTGTAATAGCAAATTTTGGTTATGCTTCTGGTGAATATTTTGATTTTAAAGATACAAAGCCAATTATAAGTGATATATCTAAAATAAGAGTTAAGTACCCAAGTCTTAAGCTCTACACAAGTGACAGATTCTATCAGGTAGCTTTTTATACTAAAGAAATTCCGACGATGATAAACGATGAGGGGGAGCTTGATGATGTTAAGAATTTCAAAAATTCTGAAGCGAATGAGTATCTTACAAATTATCCGAAATTTATTAAACAATGGAATAGAGCAACAAAACTTGAATTACTAGTAGTTATAAACAAACCTGATTTTGATAGTCCTAAATCTTTAAAAGATTATAAGCACGATATAGATAAAGATAAGTTCTATATTATAGATTCTACGAAATATGCTTCATTAGTTGCTAATAAAAATATCAAAGTGTAA
- a CDS encoding sensor domain-containing protein: MIVTHYLKKELEELIKKDSQIFEFFRISSLDGLWYWDLENPENEWIDSQFWKLLGYDPKNKKHLVSEWQDIIFPEDLETAVSNFEKHLKNPNHPYDQVVRYMHKNGSTIWVRCRGVAIRDEYGKAIRMLGAHNNLTQLKNSELNLQNTNDLLGLILDNTPDLIYVKDSKGNIIKSNKSFEIFHKKNKSFSKFISEDTYNKSLSKYSDSKAFANGIFQETFTVSHDNKNVVFEILKIKFNDRINGALLLCIAKDITDQKILIDKLKAKNTNINNLLNASESNLIFVDTNYEITQYSKKAEQTLNMHLDITKSIFEYIDFLNISNIKTIFKSTLKKGKIFEKIVFAKDLRYYQVKIRPYINDDKQITSLSINIIDVNDLEISKHIIKENETLIDVATKHARIGIWVWYLADNCVHWNDGMFDLFGLDKKAFIPTYNYVVTRMVKDDQEKVHKAVKDTIEKKIPFNVVYRVIKQNGELAYIHGIGQYDESKDGLSDSIAGMSFDITAQKEAENQLKEIAYKDTLTGVSNRTRFITELDIALKLASDNSSFLAILFIDLDNFKQINDIYGHIVGDKLLVEVSNKISKILNDKAILARVGGDEFAAIITDCHHENEIAQLADKCIKTVIEPYSINNEIIAQSISIGISTFPQSSLDANELLKFADTAMYNSKEKGKNTYSFYRPEHSIKRLRSGEIENALKLALEKEEFTVVYQPQYDSNASFYGVEALLRWDSELLGAVTPDEFIPIAEKSHKIVSIGWWVLQQVIKDIKHIEKSINSKIDFKLSVNISSVQLFKEKFTKDILDLFKQNNINNKLVNLEITETHLLEDIYRARAILNEINKTGTNFALDDFGTGYSSLTYLANLPINYLKIDKSFVQKLDVTKNKAIVKSIVQLSQNLNKVCIAEGVETLEQFEYLKKIGCNLFQGYYFNKPLPINEIVKTISIAKKISETNYE; encoded by the coding sequence ATGATAGTGACTCATTACCTCAAAAAAGAGCTAGAAGAATTAATTAAAAAAGACTCTCAAATCTTTGAGTTCTTTCGAATTAGTAGCTTAGATGGATTGTGGTACTGGGATCTTGAGAACCCTGAAAATGAATGGATCGATTCTCAATTTTGGAAACTTCTTGGTTACGATCCTAAGAATAAAAAACATTTAGTTAGTGAGTGGCAAGATATTATCTTCCCTGAAGATCTAGAAACTGCTGTATCAAATTTTGAAAAACATCTTAAAAATCCTAACCATCCGTACGATCAGGTTGTAAGATATATGCATAAAAATGGTTCTACAATATGGGTTCGATGTCGAGGTGTAGCTATTCGTGATGAATATGGGAAAGCTATTAGGATGCTTGGTGCTCATAATAATCTAACACAACTTAAAAACTCTGAGTTAAATCTTCAAAACACAAATGACCTCTTAGGTCTAATTCTAGATAATACACCTGACTTAATATATGTAAAAGATTCAAAAGGTAATATTATAAAATCAAATAAATCTTTTGAAATATTTCATAAGAAAAATAAATCTTTTAGTAAATTTATTTCTGAAGATACTTATAATAAATCGTTATCTAAATATAGTGACTCAAAAGCTTTTGCAAACGGGATATTTCAAGAAACTTTTACTGTTAGTCATGATAATAAGAATGTAGTTTTTGAAATTCTAAAAATAAAATTTAATGATCGAATTAATGGCGCCCTTTTATTGTGTATAGCAAAAGACATAACAGACCAAAAAATACTTATAGATAAGCTAAAAGCTAAAAACACAAATATAAATAATCTTTTAAATGCTTCTGAGAGTAATCTTATTTTTGTTGATACTAATTATGAAATCACACAATATAGTAAAAAAGCTGAGCAGACATTAAACATGCATTTAGATATTACAAAATCTATTTTTGAATACATCGATTTCTTAAATATTTCAAATATTAAAACTATTTTTAAAAGCACTTTAAAAAAAGGGAAGATCTTCGAAAAGATAGTCTTTGCAAAAGATTTACGCTATTATCAAGTAAAAATCAGACCATACATAAATGATGATAAACAAATTACTAGTCTTTCAATAAATATTATAGACGTCAATGATTTAGAGATTTCAAAACACATTATTAAAGAAAATGAGACATTAATTGATGTTGCAACAAAACATGCTCGAATTGGAATTTGGGTATGGTATCTTGCCGATAATTGTGTACATTGGAATGATGGAATGTTTGATCTTTTTGGTTTGGATAAAAAAGCATTTATTCCTACTTATAATTATGTTGTAACTAGAATGGTTAAAGATGATCAAGAAAAGGTACATAAAGCAGTTAAAGATACTATAGAAAAAAAAATACCTTTTAATGTAGTTTATAGAGTAATAAAACAAAATGGTGAATTAGCATATATACATGGTATAGGCCAGTATGATGAGTCTAAAGATGGGTTATCTGATTCAATTGCGGGAATGTCTTTCGATATAACTGCTCAAAAAGAAGCTGAAAATCAATTAAAAGAAATTGCATATAAAGATACTCTAACAGGCGTCTCAAATCGAACTCGTTTTATTACAGAATTAGATATAGCTCTTAAACTAGCTAGTGACAACTCAAGCTTTTTAGCGATACTCTTTATAGATTTGGATAATTTTAAGCAAATAAATGATATTTATGGGCATATTGTTGGAGACAAATTATTAGTAGAGGTATCTAATAAAATATCTAAGATTCTTAATGACAAAGCTATTTTAGCACGAGTTGGTGGAGATGAGTTTGCGGCAATTATTACAGACTGTCACCACGAAAATGAAATTGCACAATTAGCTGATAAATGTATAAAAACTGTGATTGAACCATATAGTATCAATAATGAAATAATTGCTCAATCAATTAGTATAGGAATATCAACATTCCCCCAATCATCTCTAGATGCTAATGAGCTTCTAAAATTTGCCGATACTGCCATGTATAACTCAAAAGAAAAAGGGAAAAACACATACTCGTTCTACCGCCCTGAACACAGCATTAAGCGACTGCGTTCTGGAGAAATAGAAAATGCATTAAAACTGGCTCTTGAAAAAGAGGAGTTCACTGTAGTTTATCAGCCACAGTATGACAGTAATGCTAGTTTTTATGGGGTTGAGGCATTATTACGATGGGATTCTGAGTTACTAGGAGCTGTCACTCCAGATGAGTTTATACCTATTGCTGAGAAATCACATAAAATTGTCAGTATAGGCTGGTGGGTGCTTCAGCAAGTTATAAAAGATATAAAACACATCGAAAAATCAATAAATTCAAAGATCGATTTTAAACTATCAGTAAATATTTCTAGCGTACAACTTTTTAAAGAGAAGTTCACAAAAGATATTCTTGATTTATTTAAGCAAAACAATATTAATAATAAACTCGTGAATCTAGAAATTACAGAAACTCATCTTCTTGAAGATATATATAGAGCAAGAGCAATTCTTAATGAAATTAATAAAACTGGAACAAACTTTGCTCTAGATGATTTTGGTACAGGCTACTCTTCTCTTACTTACCTTGCTAATTTACCTATCAACTATCTTAAGATAGATAAAAGTTTTGTGCAAAAGTTAGATGTCACTAAAAATAAAGCCATTGTAAAATCAATTGTCCAACTCTCTCAAAACTTAAATAAAGTGTGTATAGCAGAAGGAGTAGAAACGCTTGAGCAGTTTGAATACTTAAAAAAGATTGGATGTAATTTATTTCAAGGGTATTATTTTAACAAGCCATTACCTATTAATGAGATTGTAAAAACAATAAGTATCGCAAAAAAAATATCTGAGACTAATTATGAATAG